One part of the Hydrogenobacter sp. T-2 genome encodes these proteins:
- a CDS encoding molecular chaperone TorD family protein produces the protein MEEGIKGIAFFYNTFSELFLTKDYYYLNQLCENMTTSDYSEYALRILEHINSRRLPAELDFIDEVSLLERDYREVDKNQLIMSYEHFGYRLDEGYEPDHIGIELKFLALLCVEEDITKAYINQYRFIHNRLSWLRHLEDALKGKGLMALKDCLSFLTSFLRDHKAFLMKQLRIEPSH, from the coding sequence ATGGAAGAGGGTATAAAGGGTATAGCCTTTTTTTACAATACCTTTTCTGAGTTATTTCTCACAAAGGATTATTACTATTTAAACCAACTTTGTGAAAATATGACAACCTCTGACTACTCAGAGTATGCCCTAAGAATACTTGAACACATAAACAGTAGAAGGCTTCCTGCAGAGCTTGACTTTATTGATGAGGTCTCTTTGCTGGAAAGAGATTACAGAGAGGTTGACAAAAACCAACTTATCATGTCTTATGAGCACTTCGGCTATCGTCTTGACGAAGGTTATGAGCCTGACCATATTGGGATAGAGCTTAAGTTCTTAGCCCTATTGTGTGTGGAAGAGGATATAACAAAGGCTTATATAAATCAGTATAGGTTCATCCATAATAGGCTATCATGGCTAAGACACCTTGAAGATGCCCTTAAGGGCAAAGGCTTAATGGCACTGAAAGACTGCCTTTCTTTTCTTACCTCCTTTTTAAGAGACCACAAAGCCTTTCTAATGAAACAACTTCGGATAGAACCCTCTCACTAA
- a CDS encoding 4Fe-4S dicluster domain-containing protein — protein sequence MSQELKEKQASRRGFIKALVVGAAATCGGAVLESARAERNFPEQKGKHRFVFVVDVRKCIGCDACVAACKAERNTPLGVFNTWVEKWEVGYTDPNTGETRVKVLNVPKLCNHCENPPCVKVCPVYATYRDEGDGLVLQRYERCIGCRLCEQACPYGVRYIDPIMMVMNKCSWCDHRTRNGLKPACVDVCPTKARDFGDLSNPNDPIWELIKKNSIQVLKPEEGTKPRVFYIGLEGIEGIYVGTGSSTENQHPPAVWTDPASGKVYTFNVRMQHNMFRESR from the coding sequence ATGAGTCAAGAGCTGAAAGAAAAACAGGCATCACGGAGAGGTTTTATAAAGGCTCTTGTGGTTGGTGCGGCCGCTACCTGCGGTGGTGCGGTGCTTGAAAGTGCAAGGGCGGAGAGGAACTTCCCTGAGCAGAAGGGGAAACATCGCTTTGTGTTTGTGGTGGATGTGCGCAAGTGCATAGGCTGTGATGCTTGCGTTGCTGCTTGCAAGGCAGAAAGGAACACTCCACTTGGCGTTTTCAATACCTGGGTAGAAAAGTGGGAAGTAGGGTATACAGACCCTAACACTGGTGAAACAAGGGTAAAGGTTCTTAATGTTCCAAAGTTGTGCAACCATTGTGAAAACCCACCCTGTGTTAAGGTCTGTCCTGTGTATGCAACATACAGGGACGAGGGCGATGGTCTTGTGCTCCAAAGATATGAGCGGTGCATAGGCTGTAGACTTTGCGAGCAGGCATGTCCCTATGGCGTGAGATACATAGACCCGATAATGATGGTGATGAACAAATGCAGTTGGTGCGACCACAGAACGAGAAACGGTTTGAAGCCTGCTTGTGTAGATGTATGCCCCACAAAAGCAAGAGATTTTGGAGACCTTTCAAACCCAAACGACCCCATATGGGAGTTGATAAAGAAAAACAGCATTCAGGTCCTAAAGCCAGAAGAAGGCACAAAGCCAAGAGTGTTTTACATAGGGTTGGAAGGCATAGAGGGAATCTACGTAGGCACGGGAAGCTCTACAGAAAACCAGCACCCACCTGCGGTGTGGACAGACCCTGCAAGCGGTAAGGTATACACTTTCAACGTGCGTATGCAACACAACATGTTTAGAGAATCAAGATAA
- the nrfD gene encoding NrfD/PsrC family molybdoenzyme membrane anchor subunit produces the protein MIVTHGPTLPNHTVEWGVLIVTYPYFTGIVAGSTVITALVYLFGLRKLEQLERVGHFLAIALMLVAPLAPMFDLTQPARAFKVPFYPNFSSPIILFFILWTILLLVMFLKSYFLFRRDFIQKAKEGGIWGSIAGFLTFGAKDVKPEEDDKKVKFWAGVSVPVAMFFHAYVGFLMSAMHSMPLWGTSILLLVFLISAVVSGIGATLLLYIVGQAILGEKVNPQVLKVPTLVMASFAGFDLFVLFIKYVSEWYWNTAEWPLIAMAIKANMLFYLVEVIGLLFVLIGGFTSLNRTVGGVSLLSIVSLISIYAARWTMVIPAQMIDKGHRGIVEPHIKLIGREGVTEVIALYFLVFFLFFLFVSIAGWKSASHKEEVA, from the coding sequence ATGATAGTAACTCATGGACCCACGTTGCCCAACCACACAGTGGAGTGGGGTGTTCTTATAGTAACCTACCCCTACTTCACTGGTATAGTTGCGGGTTCTACAGTTATAACCGCCCTTGTTTATCTTTTTGGTCTAAGAAAACTGGAGCAGTTAGAAAGGGTAGGACACTTCTTGGCTATAGCCCTAATGCTCGTTGCACCCCTTGCTCCCATGTTTGACCTCACCCAACCCGCAAGAGCCTTTAAAGTCCCATTTTATCCTAATTTCTCCTCACCCATAATCCTCTTCTTCATCCTCTGGACTATCCTTTTGCTTGTGATGTTCTTAAAGAGCTACTTCCTTTTCAGAAGAGATTTTATTCAAAAGGCTAAAGAAGGTGGGATTTGGGGTTCAATAGCTGGTTTTCTAACCTTTGGTGCAAAGGATGTTAAACCTGAAGAGGATGATAAGAAGGTAAAATTCTGGGCTGGGGTTAGCGTGCCAGTTGCCATGTTTTTCCATGCTTATGTGGGTTTTCTCATGTCCGCCATGCATTCTATGCCCCTTTGGGGAACTTCTATACTTCTCCTTGTGTTTTTAATATCCGCAGTGGTTTCTGGTATTGGTGCGACCTTACTGCTTTACATAGTAGGGCAGGCTATCCTTGGTGAGAAGGTGAACCCTCAGGTTCTAAAAGTGCCAACCCTTGTCATGGCAAGCTTTGCAGGCTTTGACCTTTTTGTGCTTTTCATAAAGTATGTTTCTGAATGGTATTGGAATACCGCGGAATGGCCTCTTATAGCTATGGCGATAAAGGCAAACATGCTCTTTTACCTTGTGGAGGTCATTGGTCTTCTCTTTGTGCTGATAGGTGGTTTTACCTCTCTAAATCGCACCGTAGGAGGTGTATCACTTCTAAGCATAGTCTCACTTATCTCGATTTATGCCGCAAGGTGGACTATGGTCATACCAGCCCAGATGATAGATAAGGGGCATAGGGGCATCGTAGAACCACATATAAAGCTGATAGGAAGGGAGGGGGTAACGGAGGTTATAGCACTTTATTTCTTAGTGTTTTTCCTCTTCTTCCTGTTTGTATCCATAGCAGGATGGAAGAGTGCATCACATAAAGAGGAGGTGGCATAA